The following are encoded in a window of Hemitrygon akajei chromosome 24, sHemAka1.3, whole genome shotgun sequence genomic DNA:
- the LOC140716086 gene encoding uncharacterized protein: protein MDLPRKSSAILLIMLIGRSTEVPVKGEYVEILNTTYRCSPSSEMVVNLSAYNLSCDILMATINNKPVIVQNNFSLPITNFTPDKNFTIRGCHTIEYICEPSIKSGNVEKRIIINGIENHMNNTDEEIKDSGGHITDGIGSHKNNTNVGVKSSRNRFTLGISVGLVIFIVLVLVIFAIREKIKPWLQSCCQQEESSRSQRLSVLQEVI, encoded by the exons ATGGATCTCCCTCGGAAGAGCTCTGCGATATTACTAATAATGTTGATCGGTCGCTCCACGGAGGTGCCAGTCAAAG GGGAATAtgtagaaatattaaatacaacatATCGGTGTAGTCCATCATCGGAAATGGTGGTAAACTTATCTGCATATAATCTGTCATGTGATATTCTGATGGCCACAATTAAT AACAAACCAGTTATTGTCCAAAATAACTTTTCTCTACCAATAACTAACTTTACGCCAGACAAGAACTTCACAATCCGTGGCTGCCATACCATTGAATACATATGTGAACCGAGCATAAAATCG GGTAACGTGGAGAAACGTATAATAATAAATG GGATAGAAAATCATATGAACAATACTGACGAGGAGATAAAGGACTCTGGAGGTCATATTACAGACG GGATAGGAAGTCACAAAAACAATACCAACGTGGGCGTAAAGTCATCAAGAAATCGCTTTACACTTG GAATTTCTGTGGGACTCGTGATCTTTATCGTGCTGGTCTTGGTGATTTTTGCCATCAG AGAAAAGATCAAACCCTGGTTGCAAAGTTGCTGCCAACAAGAGGAATCCTCTCGATCACAGAGACTCTCTGTTCTCCAGGAGGTCATTTAG